A section of the Vibrio vulnificus CMCP6 genome encodes:
- a CDS encoding YbaN family protein has protein sequence MRIRRLFLNIVGGLSLCLGIAGIVLPLLPTTPFILLASACFLRSSPRFHHWLHSHKTFGPVLDNWQQNRAVTRRVKQRAILFILLSFSVSIWIAPLMWLKIALMFGLIVLLGIFVRLPVSDSVAARRETD, from the coding sequence ATCCGTATTCGACGTTTATTTCTCAATATAGTTGGTGGACTCAGTTTATGCCTTGGTATTGCAGGCATTGTCCTTCCTCTGCTCCCAACCACGCCTTTTATCCTGCTAGCGAGCGCCTGTTTTTTACGTTCTAGCCCGCGATTTCATCATTGGTTACACAGCCACAAAACCTTTGGTCCGGTACTGGACAATTGGCAACAAAATCGTGCTGTGACGCGTCGCGTTAAACAGCGTGCTATCTTGTTTATTCTGCTGAGCTTCTCTGTTTCTATCTGGATCGCGCCACTCATGTGGCTAAAGATTGCACTAATGTTTGGTTTAATCGTTTTGCTTGGCATTTTTGTCCGCCTCCCTGTGAGCGACTCGGTTGCCGCGCGACGGGAAACTGACTAG
- the apt gene encoding adenine phosphoribosyltransferase: MTTNTIAQIQASIKSIPDYPKPGILFRDVTSLLEDAQAYQATIQLLVDKYKDMGFTKVVGTEARGFLFGAPLALQLGVGFVPVRKPGKLPRNTIAQSYELEYGVDTLEIHTDAIVEGDKVLVVDDLLATGGTIEATTKLIRQLGGVVEHAAFVINLPEIGGDKRLEGLGLNVYSICEFEGH, translated from the coding sequence ATGACTACAAACACCATTGCACAGATCCAAGCCAGTATTAAAAGCATCCCAGATTACCCGAAACCAGGTATCCTGTTTCGCGATGTGACCAGCCTTCTAGAAGACGCTCAGGCGTACCAGGCAACCATCCAATTGTTGGTTGATAAGTACAAAGACATGGGGTTCACCAAAGTGGTGGGTACTGAAGCGCGTGGTTTCCTATTTGGTGCACCGCTTGCGTTGCAATTAGGTGTGGGCTTTGTACCTGTACGTAAGCCGGGTAAACTGCCTCGCAACACCATCGCACAATCATACGAACTTGAGTACGGTGTTGATACACTGGAAATCCATACGGATGCGATTGTTGAAGGTGACAAAGTTTTAGTGGTTGATGACTTGCTTGCGACAGGCGGCACCATTGAAGCGACAACCAAACTGATTCGTCAGCTTGGCGGTGTGGTTGAGCATGCAGCGTTTGTTATCAATCTACCTGAAATTGGTGGCGACAAGCGTTTGGAAGGTCTTGGCCTTAACGTTTACAGCATCTGTGAATTCGAAGGACACTAA
- the dnaX gene encoding DNA polymerase III subunit gamma/tau, whose amino-acid sequence MSYLALARKWRPRQFKEVVGQGHVLTALENALEHNRLHHAYLFSGTRGVGKTSIGRLFAKALNCETGITSAPCGQCDTCREIEEGRFVDLLEIDAASRTKVEDTRELLDNVQYKPARGRFKVYLIDEVHMLSRHSFNALLKTLEEPPEYVKFLLATTDPQKLPVTILSRCLQFHLKPITVDAIHQQLDFILAKEGVTAQARALGMIAHAADGSMRDALSLTDQAIALGNGQIETDLVSHMLGTIDTDQAIHLLEAISSKQPQVAMDKIQQLAQNGAEWDGLLQQLATQLHRIAMYQLLPSSLDKAQPDAEKIELLSRALSPQDVQLFYQIALKGRDDLSLAPNGRIGMEMIVLRMMAFRPADVSQANIISAQGADLASAPAAQSAAPQVSTSPAQTAPAMSAKPSAERVAPAERPQAVSHAPSRPTSSMNAPSSVAPQPVQTEMPPQYDAPPMDYADYPPMDDMPPMGYGYEDAAALQPEPQPAPQPAPQHTPESASPASGGLTGLRHQLRSQRQGLAQNGGSKKSKAASAEKESVLDRVAQKQATAAQVSPRQSLAPSEPEVKEDEPYQWRPSQPVVQSKSKELTPTEIKRALEHEKTPEMAEKLVAESLEQSEWAKLITQLETAKLVEQLALNSAFNKDGSTIALTLRSHQQHLNTDKAQKELLSALNETLGETCHLSVEVGEQGETPLELRERLYQQKLQQAFTSLENDTHVQFILRRFSAELDRDSVRPV is encoded by the coding sequence ATGAGTTATTTAGCTTTAGCGCGAAAATGGCGTCCGCGTCAATTTAAAGAAGTGGTGGGGCAAGGCCATGTGCTGACTGCCCTAGAAAATGCTCTTGAGCACAATCGTCTGCACCATGCTTACTTGTTCAGTGGCACACGAGGTGTGGGTAAAACCTCGATTGGTCGCTTGTTTGCCAAAGCTCTCAACTGCGAAACGGGCATCACCTCAGCGCCTTGTGGACAATGTGATACCTGCCGAGAGATTGAAGAAGGGCGCTTCGTTGATCTATTGGAGATTGACGCCGCATCGCGTACTAAAGTTGAAGACACTCGTGAACTGTTAGACAACGTTCAATACAAACCAGCGCGCGGTCGTTTCAAGGTTTACTTGATCGACGAAGTGCACATGCTCTCGCGTCACTCTTTTAATGCGTTACTCAAAACCTTAGAAGAGCCGCCAGAGTATGTGAAATTCCTATTGGCAACGACGGATCCACAGAAACTTCCTGTGACGATTTTGTCTCGTTGTTTGCAGTTCCACCTTAAGCCGATCACGGTTGATGCTATCCATCAACAGCTCGATTTTATTTTGGCAAAAGAAGGTGTCACTGCTCAAGCGCGTGCGCTTGGCATGATCGCGCATGCTGCCGATGGCAGTATGCGTGATGCCCTAAGCTTAACCGATCAAGCAATTGCGTTAGGCAATGGTCAGATTGAAACCGATCTGGTCAGCCATATGTTAGGTACCATTGACACCGATCAAGCGATCCATCTCTTAGAAGCCATCAGCAGCAAGCAGCCACAAGTGGCGATGGATAAGATTCAGCAGCTCGCGCAAAATGGTGCGGAGTGGGATGGTTTGTTGCAACAATTGGCGACTCAACTGCATCGCATTGCCATGTACCAGCTGTTGCCTTCAAGCCTAGACAAAGCGCAGCCTGATGCAGAAAAAATTGAGCTGCTTAGCCGAGCACTGTCACCACAAGATGTTCAGCTGTTTTATCAGATCGCCTTAAAAGGGCGTGATGACCTCTCTTTGGCCCCAAATGGGCGTATCGGGATGGAAATGATTGTGTTGCGTATGATGGCATTTCGTCCTGCGGATGTGTCGCAAGCGAACATCATTTCTGCGCAAGGTGCGGATCTAGCATCAGCTCCGGCAGCTCAAAGTGCCGCTCCTCAAGTGAGTACGTCGCCAGCCCAAACGGCCCCGGCGATGAGCGCAAAGCCAAGCGCTGAACGGGTTGCTCCTGCAGAACGTCCTCAAGCGGTCAGTCACGCGCCATCGCGTCCCACTTCATCGATGAACGCCCCAAGTTCTGTGGCCCCTCAGCCTGTTCAGACAGAGATGCCACCTCAATATGATGCGCCACCGATGGATTATGCCGATTATCCACCTATGGATGACATGCCGCCAATGGGTTATGGCTATGAGGATGCAGCCGCATTGCAGCCTGAGCCTCAACCTGCGCCTCAACCTGCGCCGCAGCACACGCCTGAAAGCGCAAGTCCAGCTTCTGGTGGCTTAACCGGTTTGCGTCATCAATTGCGTTCTCAACGTCAAGGGTTGGCACAAAATGGTGGCTCAAAAAAGTCTAAAGCGGCATCTGCTGAGAAAGAGTCGGTCCTCGATCGAGTCGCGCAAAAGCAGGCAACTGCAGCGCAGGTGTCGCCACGTCAAAGCCTTGCGCCGTCAGAGCCTGAAGTAAAAGAGGATGAACCCTATCAATGGCGTCCGAGTCAGCCTGTGGTGCAGTCTAAGAGCAAAGAGCTGACGCCGACGGAAATTAAACGTGCACTTGAGCACGAAAAAACGCCAGAAATGGCGGAAAAACTCGTTGCAGAATCGCTCGAGCAGAGTGAGTGGGCAAAACTGATCACTCAGCTCGAAACGGCAAAATTGGTGGAACAGTTAGCGCTCAACTCGGCGTTTAACAAAGATGGTTCAACCATCGCTTTGACGCTACGTAGCCATCAACAACATTTAAATACCGATAAAGCGCAAAAAGAGCTGCTCTCAGCGCTCAACGAAACGCTGGGTGAAACTTGCCATCTCTCTGTGGAAGTCGGAGAGCAAGGTGAGACTCCTCTAGAGTTACGCGAAAGGCTTTATCAGCAAAAATTACAGCAGGCTTTCACTAGCCTGGAAAATGACACCCATGTTCAGTTTATACTGCGCCGATTCAGTGCAGAACTGGACAGAGACAGTGTTCGCCCTGTCTGA
- a CDS encoding YbaB/EbfC family nucleoid-associated protein, whose protein sequence is MFGKGGMGNLMKQAQQMQERMQKLQEEIAXMEVVGESGAGLVKVTITGSHSVRRVNIDESLMEDDKEMLEDLIAAAFNDAARRVEETQKEKMAAITGGMQLPPGMKMPF, encoded by the coding sequence ATGTTTGGTAAAGGCGGTATGGGCAACCTAATGAAGCAAGCCCAACAAATGCAAGAACGCATGCAAAAGCTTCAAGAAGAAATCGCANATATGGAAGTGGTCGGCGAATCAGGCGCAGGCTTGGTGAAAGTCACCATCACTGGTAGCCACAGCGTACGTCGTGTCAACATCGATGAAAGCTTGATGGAAGATGACAAAGAGATGCTTGAAGACTTGATCGCAGCAGCATTTAACGATGCAGCACGCCGCGTTGAAGAAACTCAAAAAGAGAAAATGGCAGCAATCACTGGCGGTATGCAACTACCACCAGGCATGAAAATGCCGTTTTAA
- the recR gene encoding recombination mediator RecR: MRTSHMLEQLMEALRCLPGVGPKSAQRMAFHLLQRDRKGGLQLADALSHAMTEIGHCNECRTFTEEDVCHICNNPKRQENGLLCVVESPADIAAVEATGQFSGRYFVLMGHLSPLDGIGPSDIGLDVLDYRLRRGDIKEVILATNPTVEGEATAHYIAELCREHKVDASRIAHGVPVGGELELVDGTTLSHSLLGRHKLN; the protein is encoded by the coding sequence ATGCGTACCAGCCATATGCTGGAACAATTGATGGAGGCCTTACGTTGTTTGCCTGGGGTTGGCCCCAAGTCAGCACAGCGTATGGCCTTTCATTTGTTACAGCGAGATAGAAAAGGCGGCCTGCAGCTTGCGGATGCATTAAGTCATGCCATGACGGAAATTGGTCACTGTAACGAGTGCCGTACTTTTACCGAAGAAGACGTTTGTCATATCTGCAACAACCCAAAACGCCAAGAAAACGGATTATTGTGTGTGGTCGAAAGCCCTGCCGATATCGCTGCGGTGGAAGCCACAGGACAATTCTCTGGTCGTTACTTTGTGTTGATGGGGCACCTATCACCGCTTGATGGTATTGGACCTAGTGATATTGGCCTCGATGTCCTCGATTATCGTCTGCGTCGCGGTGATATCAAAGAAGTGATCTTAGCGACCAACCCTACCGTGGAAGGTGAAGCGACTGCGCACTACATCGCTGAACTTTGTCGAGAGCATAAAGTGGACGCCAGTCGAATTGCTCATGGTGTGCCCGTCGGTGGGGAGCTTGAGCTGGTGGATGGCACTACGCTCTCCCATTCGTTATTGGGCAGACACAAACTCAACTAA
- a CDS encoding PKD domain-containing protein translates to MCNLLKIVLIATLLFLAGCDVDDASDATKYTKPTVNAGSDQYHTLPIDTITLHGSAKSWPKLVFSIKTKQWRQISGPQSLTILNADSFTATLLNPTVAGTYIFELYAKDSGDRTNTDRVKIVLREPQPVVAARNSLGYEDDYQQLWQSIATNYPHYDQIQDEWQKLYQPYLIKAAQAQNEEQWRSLVEAMFTELSGSRLTAIQSPSAEQWRANPTRALAVHSRQDNGIGLLEIGALHEQDALHDIGELHEIDALHDVSLADFTKQLDDALMQLKGVSEIRLEIRTPNALGEQALFTLLEKLTTRAALLCISPNKEASSCVSLPANSDLDGVALLINPTCEQTTCRILSEYLSYLHSGEQHFYYMPSPVIDSHWRLVMDPES, encoded by the coding sequence ATGTGTAACTTACTCAAAATCGTCTTAATAGCCACACTGCTGTTCCTCGCTGGGTGCGATGTTGATGATGCCAGTGATGCCACCAAATACACTAAGCCAACGGTCAACGCAGGTTCCGACCAATACCATACGTTGCCCATCGACACCATTACCCTGCATGGTTCTGCCAAAAGTTGGCCGAAACTGGTGTTCTCTATCAAGACCAAGCAATGGCGACAAATTTCTGGTCCACAGAGCCTAACCATTTTAAATGCTGACAGCTTTACGGCCACACTGCTCAACCCGACCGTTGCAGGAACGTACATCTTTGAACTTTACGCTAAAGACAGTGGTGATCGCACCAATACGGACCGAGTTAAGATTGTGCTGCGTGAGCCTCAACCGGTTGTTGCAGCACGAAACTCATTGGGCTATGAAGACGACTACCAGCAACTTTGGCAAAGCATAGCGACAAACTATCCGCACTACGATCAAATTCAAGATGAGTGGCAAAAGCTTTATCAGCCCTATTTGATCAAAGCGGCACAGGCGCAAAACGAAGAGCAATGGCGTTCATTAGTCGAGGCCATGTTCACCGAGCTGAGCGGATCAAGGCTAACCGCCATACAATCACCGTCGGCAGAGCAATGGAGAGCCAACCCAACAAGAGCCCTCGCGGTTCACAGCCGTCAAGACAATGGCATCGGCTTGCTTGAGATAGGCGCTCTACATGAGCAAGACGCACTCCATGATATAGGTGAGCTGCATGAGATAGATGCGCTGCATGATGTTTCGCTGGCCGATTTCACAAAGCAGCTCGACGATGCGCTTATGCAGCTTAAGGGGGTTAGCGAGATACGCTTGGAAATAAGAACGCCAAATGCACTTGGCGAACAAGCACTTTTTACCCTTTTGGAAAAACTCACCACACGCGCGGCTTTGCTGTGCATCAGCCCAAACAAGGAAGCATCTTCGTGTGTCTCACTGCCTGCAAATAGTGATCTAGATGGAGTTGCGTTGTTGATCAACCCAACGTGCGAGCAGACCACTTGTAGGATATTGAGTGAGTATCTCAGCTACCTACACAGTGGCGAACAGCACTTCTACTACATGCCATCACCCGTGATCGACTCACATTGGCGATTAGTCATGGATCCCGAATCTTAA
- a CDS encoding DUF2860 family protein, with amino-acid sequence MAFKRHSQGISMQVSPTRAAILLSAIAALASSYSLAEPDPFDPGFSGTISINIGFGQSQSQNNTHEDNEITADLTNQGKKLSQASPFFLGRLQYSFGDTLVFLGNSEEQIAEAQFQAELGVAHRFNNAMILTTALFGNVPSMEEVWRDPYLTGQKRQTTEQTVGGVRFAMDITSPLPISLKYAVASSEVEYDDIGLSQGLTTEARSQLKRASDYQRFGAEISFPLSQSFVLSPAFYYTLRDADGDAKSNQLLTAQMSFLVAQGRHSVITTLRNSSASFDADNPVFSRKQDYESFGFFSVYSYADLWGWRNTQLNVMAGYQESDSDIDFYDSEEAFLSTGISYSF; translated from the coding sequence ATGGCTTTCAAACGTCATTCACAAGGAATTAGCATGCAAGTTTCCCCAACACGCGCGGCAATACTACTTAGTGCGATTGCTGCACTCGCCTCTTCATATAGCTTGGCAGAGCCGGACCCGTTTGATCCCGGATTCAGCGGCACCATCAGTATTAATATTGGATTTGGCCAAAGCCAATCACAAAACAACACTCATGAAGATAATGAAATCACCGCCGATCTCACCAACCAAGGCAAAAAGCTATCACAAGCGTCTCCATTTTTTCTTGGCCGATTGCAATACAGCTTTGGCGACACGTTAGTCTTTCTTGGCAATAGTGAAGAACAGATAGCAGAAGCGCAATTTCAAGCTGAACTGGGCGTTGCACATCGGTTCAACAACGCCATGATCCTCACTACCGCACTCTTTGGGAATGTCCCTAGCATGGAAGAAGTCTGGCGTGACCCTTATCTCACTGGTCAAAAAAGGCAAACAACGGAGCAAACGGTCGGTGGCGTAAGATTCGCTATGGACATCACCAGCCCTTTGCCAATCAGTTTGAAATACGCTGTCGCCAGCAGCGAAGTTGAATACGACGACATCGGCCTCTCACAAGGGTTAACTACTGAAGCTCGTTCACAATTAAAGCGTGCCAGCGACTATCAACGCTTTGGCGCAGAGATCTCCTTTCCTTTGAGCCAATCGTTTGTACTGTCCCCTGCGTTTTACTACACGCTGCGCGACGCCGATGGCGATGCCAAAAGCAATCAATTATTGACCGCACAGATGTCGTTTCTTGTCGCCCAAGGCAGACACAGTGTTATCACAACGCTGAGAAATAGCTCTGCCAGTTTTGATGCAGACAACCCCGTTTTTTCTCGCAAGCAAGATTACGAGAGCTTTGGCTTTTTCTCCGTCTACAGCTATGCCGATCTTTGGGGCTGGCGAAATACCCAACTGAACGTCATGGCGGGTTATCAAGAGTCGGATTCTGATATCGATTTTTACGACAGTGAAGAGGCCTTTCTCTCCACTGGCATTAGCTACAGTTTCTGA